From one Thalassobaculum sp. OXR-137 genomic stretch:
- a CDS encoding DUF2061 domain-containing protein — protein sequence MIGPTFSRIAGLLLAAAALIPAPAAAIAVGDTVNDVLRISGKDVPLPSGPHTVAAIGFAQISQPAYGPQVNPEDYGPIRHITLVRAEDGIVADTVEIVVNTLPHPDGWGIASDCARSDVYATLTRYKSGWDVSCMWVQPASSTGFGEKTRPVDDAVVSYALARDLVVPPLFVEAGFRVANRYDAVNVRYQFAAMDNGVAITGSEMDSWLPANIADAPEPLAKVQSVAAWASSIYPAVEQGLRMPLASGSSFASPFDDVIFTGKVTDRAQRLAQLEVMRESGTVSLEEYARQKAIIDAEIEPKVENAWTHATVAGYKAFTYRVVVTTINAGIDYIFIGQPFAAGVLVILQVVVNTTKFFFHEVMWQELFGVGPLQRENPRVMDFVPARAV from the coding sequence ATGATCGGCCCGACCTTCTCCCGCATTGCCGGCCTGCTGCTCGCCGCCGCGGCGCTGATACCGGCTCCCGCCGCCGCGATCGCCGTCGGCGACACGGTGAACGACGTGCTGCGCATCTCCGGCAAGGACGTCCCGCTGCCCTCCGGACCGCACACGGTGGCCGCGATCGGCTTTGCCCAGATCTCCCAGCCGGCCTACGGCCCCCAGGTCAATCCCGAGGATTACGGTCCGATCCGTCATATCACCCTGGTGCGCGCCGAGGACGGCATCGTCGCCGACACGGTCGAAATCGTGGTCAACACCCTGCCCCATCCCGATGGCTGGGGCATTGCCAGCGACTGCGCGCGTAGTGACGTCTACGCCACCCTGACCCGGTACAAGAGCGGATGGGACGTCTCCTGCATGTGGGTGCAGCCCGCCTCCTCCACCGGATTCGGGGAGAAGACACGGCCGGTGGACGACGCGGTGGTGAGCTACGCGCTCGCCCGGGATCTGGTCGTCCCGCCGCTCTTCGTGGAGGCCGGGTTCCGGGTCGCCAACCGCTACGACGCGGTGAACGTCCGATACCAGTTCGCCGCCATGGACAACGGGGTGGCGATCACCGGATCGGAGATGGACTCCTGGCTGCCCGCCAACATCGCCGACGCGCCCGAGCCGCTGGCCAAGGTCCAGTCGGTCGCCGCCTGGGCCAGTTCGATCTATCCCGCCGTGGAACAGGGGCTGCGCATGCCCCTGGCCAGCGGGTCGAGCTTCGCCAGCCCGTTCGACGATGTGATCTTCACCGGCAAGGTGACCGACCGGGCCCAGCGCCTCGCCCAACTGGAGGTGATGCGGGAATCCGGCACGGTCAGCCTTGAGGAATACGCCCGCCAGAAGGCGATCATCGATGCCGAAATCGAGCCGAAGGTGGAGAACGCCTGGACCCATGCGACGGTGGCTGGGTACAAGGCCTTCACCTATCGGGTGGTGGTGACGACGATCAATGCCGGGATCGACTACATCTTCATCGGCCAACCCTTCGCGGCCGGCGTGCTGGTGATCCTGCAGGTCGTGGTGAACACGACGAAGTTCTTCTTCCACGAGGTGATGTGGCAGGAACTGTTCGGCGTCGGTCCGCTGCAGCGCGAGAACCCGCGGGTGATGGATTTCGTGCCGGCCAGGGCTGTTTAA
- a CDS encoding PAS domain-containing protein, producing MANDHQTKQTATTDLDTADAAHPAQHSRQEDLSLDAIAAYPLLASCLKAWEAARGEDALPASMEVGDVPDAVLDYTMLLDYLPAERDAAVRMVGNYIGENAAFQAHGMTVRAFFEERDADVVTEALRRIAESRAPSLARRSFVPIAGAPMSYVRLILPLSANGQDVTGFFKTIEPSTLKDTAP from the coding sequence ATGGCGAATGACCATCAGACGAAGCAGACGGCCACGACCGACCTGGACACAGCCGATGCCGCGCACCCGGCGCAGCACAGTCGGCAGGAAGATCTCAGCCTCGACGCCATCGCCGCCTATCCGCTGCTGGCAAGCTGTCTGAAGGCCTGGGAGGCCGCCCGCGGAGAGGACGCCCTGCCGGCGTCGATGGAGGTGGGCGACGTTCCCGATGCGGTGCTCGACTACACCATGCTGCTGGACTACCTGCCCGCCGAGCGCGACGCCGCCGTGCGGATGGTCGGCAACTACATCGGCGAGAACGCCGCGTTCCAGGCCCATGGCATGACCGTGCGGGCCTTCTTCGAGGAACGGGATGCGGACGTGGTCACCGAAGCCCTGCGCCGCATCGCCGAGAGCCGGGCTCCGAGCCTCGCCCGGCGCAGCTTCGTGCCGATCGCCGGCGCGCCGATGAGCTATGTCCGGCTGATTCTGCCGCTCTCCGCCAACGGACAGGACGTGACGGGATTCTTCAAGACCATCGAACCCTCCACTCTCAAGGATACGGCCCCCTGA
- a CDS encoding GNAT family N-acetyltransferase, whose translation MSGPYGRRSYVDSLAGEGGEVVSLWGGHVLLRPLPSGAGRDAVSAYPMGGFAADADLDDGLADLRAAGAISLTVIADPLNAPDAGALSRTADVHRRLKTHYLLDREIGPFAPSKHHRAEIRRARRQVIVERVALSQAMATWAALYDHLAERHEIQAGARLGARHFAHLAADPAAVVLAARAAGEVVAMSIWLSDGTVAHNHLGASSEAGYAVGASYALYAAAVETLEECRVLDFGGAPGLADDPDHGLARFKRGFANAEGATWLSGFVLDREGYAAALRDSGADSATGFFPAYRAR comes from the coding sequence ATGAGCGGGCCCTACGGCCGCCGGTCCTATGTGGACAGCCTGGCGGGGGAGGGCGGCGAGGTGGTCTCCCTTTGGGGCGGTCACGTGCTGCTGCGGCCGCTGCCGTCCGGTGCCGGGCGCGACGCGGTGAGCGCCTATCCCATGGGAGGGTTCGCCGCGGATGCGGATCTGGACGACGGGCTTGCCGACCTGCGTGCCGCCGGGGCAATCAGCCTGACCGTGATCGCCGATCCCTTGAACGCGCCTGATGCCGGTGCTCTGTCCCGGACGGCGGATGTTCACCGCCGCCTGAAGACCCACTACCTCCTCGACCGGGAGATCGGTCCCTTCGCACCGTCCAAGCACCACCGCGCCGAGATCCGCCGCGCCCGGCGCCAGGTGATCGTGGAGCGGGTGGCACTGTCGCAGGCGATGGCGACCTGGGCGGCGCTGTACGACCATCTGGCCGAGCGCCACGAGATCCAGGCGGGGGCCCGCCTCGGCGCCCGGCATTTCGCCCATCTGGCGGCCGATCCGGCGGCGGTGGTGCTTGCGGCCCGGGCGGCGGGGGAGGTCGTGGCGATGTCGATCTGGCTGAGCGACGGCACGGTGGCGCACAACCATCTCGGCGCCTCCAGCGAGGCCGGCTACGCCGTCGGCGCCAGCTACGCGCTCTATGCCGCTGCGGTCGAGACGCTGGAGGAGTGCCGAGTGCTGGACTTCGGCGGTGCGCCGGGACTGGCGGACGACCCCGACCATGGGCTGGCCCGGTTCAAGCGCGGCTTCGCCAATGCGGAGGGCGCAACTTGGCTGAGCGGGTTTGTGCTCGACCGGGAGGGATATGCGGCGGCGTTGCGGGACAGCGGCGCCGATTCCGCGACCGGTTTCTTCCCCGCCTACCGCGCGCGGTAA
- a CDS encoding class I SAM-dependent methyltransferase, producing the protein MTDARPKDIEFAYVNDLVKDYDESEFDVRMRGWMMRAMEPWMPSTGACLQMGCYKGDLTVLLEERFGQIDVVDAAERFLDVTRSRLKNPGTFHQTLFEDFVTDKRYDAVFLVHVLEHVVDPVATLASIGRLLAPGGRAFIVVPNGHAASRRIAVAMGLIEHCTSLTPSDVKHGHRRTYVLDTLESDARKAGLKVAHRGGIFFKPLANFQFDALFGGEVMSDAYLEGCFQLGFTYPDLTASIFLVLERE; encoded by the coding sequence ATGACCGATGCCCGCCCGAAAGACATCGAGTTCGCCTACGTCAACGATCTGGTCAAGGACTACGACGAGTCGGAATTCGACGTGCGGATGCGCGGCTGGATGATGCGGGCGATGGAACCCTGGATGCCGTCGACCGGCGCCTGCCTACAGATGGGCTGCTACAAGGGCGACCTCACGGTTCTGCTGGAAGAGCGGTTCGGACAGATCGATGTGGTCGACGCCGCCGAGCGGTTTCTGGATGTCACCAGATCCCGACTGAAGAACCCGGGCACGTTCCACCAGACCCTGTTCGAGGATTTCGTCACCGACAAGCGGTACGATGCCGTTTTCCTGGTCCATGTACTCGAGCACGTGGTCGATCCGGTGGCGACGCTCGCCAGCATCGGCCGTCTTCTCGCCCCCGGCGGGCGGGCCTTCATCGTCGTGCCCAACGGCCACGCCGCCTCGCGCCGGATCGCCGTCGCCATGGGTCTGATCGAGCACTGCACCTCGCTCACCCCCAGCGACGTGAAGCACGGCCACCGGCGCACCTATGTGCTCGACACCCTGGAAAGCGACGCCCGCAAGGCCGGGCTGAAGGTCGCCCATCGCGGCGGAATCTTCTTCAAGCCGCTGGCCAATTTCCAGTTCGACGCGCTGTTCGGCGGCGAGGTGATGAGCGATGCGTATCTGGAGGGCTGCTTCCAGCTCGGCTTCACCTATCCGGACCTGACAGCCTCCATTTTCCTGGTGCTCGAGCGGGAATGA
- a CDS encoding phytanoyl-CoA dioxygenase family protein, producing MPAAVASLPVGQSESALAILARDGAVGFPGLLGADTVDALRAGLAAAVEDCATIMRAKGMAPSDAGIAHHVLASDDSFPDLLEDLPAADTIETFLGGNFILNSFGGLMNRPAAAGAYLHRWHRDLRAFAAGDEMRLMINMLVTLDPFTAENGGTLLDLGSHRVAARSEGERRVAIYEAPAGSVLLFDSRLLHAAGANRSGEIRRALTLTFTPPFFKPQMDHVKQLGADRVAAASEALKRRLGWYARVPESLDDWYNAPEHRFYREDR from the coding sequence ATGCCCGCCGCCGTCGCCTCTCTTCCGGTCGGTCAAAGCGAGAGCGCCCTGGCGATACTGGCCCGCGATGGCGCCGTCGGCTTTCCCGGATTGCTCGGGGCCGACACGGTGGACGCCCTGCGTGCCGGGCTGGCCGCGGCGGTTGAGGACTGCGCCACGATCATGCGGGCCAAAGGCATGGCGCCATCGGACGCCGGCATCGCCCATCATGTTCTCGCCAGCGACGACAGCTTTCCCGATCTGCTGGAGGATCTCCCCGCCGCCGACACGATCGAGACCTTCCTGGGCGGCAATTTCATTCTGAATTCCTTCGGCGGCCTGATGAACCGCCCGGCCGCCGCCGGCGCCTACCTGCACCGCTGGCACCGTGACCTGCGCGCCTTCGCCGCCGGCGACGAGATGCGGCTGATGATCAACATGCTCGTCACCCTGGACCCCTTCACCGCGGAGAACGGCGGCACCCTGCTGGATCTCGGCTCCCACCGGGTGGCCGCACGATCGGAGGGCGAGCGCCGGGTGGCAATCTACGAGGCGCCGGCCGGCAGCGTCCTGCTGTTCGATTCCCGGCTGCTCCATGCCGCCGGAGCCAACCGCTCCGGCGAGATCCGCCGGGCGCTGACGCTCACCTTCACGCCACCCTTCTTCAAACCACAGATGGACCATGTGAAGCAGCTCGGCGCCGACCGTGTCGCGGCGGCCAGCGAGGCCCTGAAACGCCGGCTCGGCTGGTACGCCCGCGTGCCCGAAAGCCTGGACGACTGGTACAATGCGCCGGAACACCGGTTCTACCGGGAAGACCGCTGA
- a CDS encoding GNAT family protein: protein MSVSLRPLEERDLRRIYDWQRDPALYEHLVGDRREVGWDEARDWMVRHWLSQRIDRRYALCADGEMVGCVYLLAVPDGAGEREFHIFIGDTRQRGRGVGKQALAEALRIAFDDPDVSAVRLEVLETNTAARRLYCDAGFAETGRRQVAKRGETVDAIAMGLSAEDYRAR, encoded by the coding sequence ATGAGCGTTTCGCTTCGGCCGCTGGAGGAGCGCGACCTCCGCCGCATCTACGACTGGCAGCGCGATCCCGCCCTCTACGAGCACCTCGTCGGCGACCGCCGCGAGGTCGGCTGGGACGAGGCGCGGGACTGGATGGTGCGGCACTGGCTGTCCCAGAGGATCGATCGACGATACGCGCTCTGCGCCGATGGGGAGATGGTCGGCTGCGTCTACCTGCTGGCGGTTCCGGACGGGGCGGGGGAGCGGGAATTCCACATCTTCATCGGCGATACGAGGCAGCGAGGGCGGGGCGTGGGCAAGCAGGCTCTAGCCGAGGCCCTGCGCATCGCCTTCGACGATCCGGACGTCTCCGCCGTGCGGCTGGAAGTCCTGGAGACCAATACCGCCGCGCGCCGGCTCTATTGCGACGCGGGCTTCGCGGAAACCGGACGCCGGCAAGTAGCCAAGCGCGGCGAAACGGTCGACGCAATCGCCATGGGGCTCAGCGCCGAGGATTACCGCGCGCGGTAG
- a CDS encoding CDC27 family protein, whose translation MSGTALPIASVARRLQSRLNEGRLAEAAVDLRRLVLAMPDSVGPLQLLAAIEGRIGLLEAAGRHFRQVFALDPYTMEHVLQAIALPPEAGIPPQRIRRALAAQPDLARAYAVLAAAPLGSPGDNGVRAAILAPVEPAYLVLAGVCRLARDEIERAEDLARRASVINPMAHEATLVLAEVHRSLGHPERALALARRALATAPHDPKAWVTGAVSAYRLSNFDEARHMAEAASILRPRDAGHAARAATLLPHITMSEDEMWQIRARIRDLCTREGFAPIRDPIQEVGTVPFALGYHGINDRDLLMDLCAFYRRTCPMLTMTAPHIGRRRRPGKRRVAFVSEFFRDHSIYNMTEGHLRMIDRDEIDVTVVQIGTLPPPMHDKIARLVDRVVVLPSVLETVRARLAEMELDSIVFADIGMTAMSYFLPFARLAPQQIVLPGHPVTTGIDTVDQFFTSAWMEPDNCRDHYSETPVLVDGLAIAYAEERTRHTPVSRSEVGLPESGAIYLCGQTPLKMHPAFDRMLGDILEQDPAGTLALFDAPGVYSNMTKGLLERLARANADRPRIMDQIRLLPRLPLDRYLGVMLQADVVLDTLHFNGGNTSMQSLALGQPLVTYPTDMMRGRVTLSPLIAMGMRSDLEATSAEDYVARCLDIARDRERTEDLRRQLTAAAPALIDSDIAPRALSQLILDAEA comes from the coding sequence GTGAGCGGAACCGCGCTGCCCATCGCCAGTGTCGCCAGACGGCTACAAAGCCGCCTGAATGAGGGCCGCCTGGCCGAGGCCGCCGTCGATCTGCGGCGGCTCGTTCTGGCGATGCCCGACTCCGTCGGCCCTCTTCAACTTCTGGCGGCGATCGAGGGGCGAATCGGCCTCCTTGAAGCGGCCGGACGCCATTTCCGCCAGGTCTTCGCGCTCGATCCGTACACAATGGAGCATGTGCTCCAGGCCATCGCTCTGCCGCCGGAGGCAGGCATTCCGCCGCAGCGCATCCGGCGTGCGCTGGCGGCGCAGCCCGATCTGGCGCGGGCCTACGCCGTCCTGGCGGCGGCGCCGCTCGGCTCGCCCGGGGACAACGGGGTCCGGGCCGCCATCCTGGCGCCGGTGGAACCCGCCTATCTCGTCCTCGCCGGGGTTTGCCGGCTCGCCAGGGACGAGATCGAGCGCGCGGAAGATCTCGCCCGGCGCGCCTCGGTGATCAACCCGATGGCCCATGAGGCGACGCTGGTTCTGGCGGAGGTTCACCGATCTCTCGGCCATCCCGAGCGGGCCCTGGCCCTGGCGCGCCGCGCCCTGGCGACCGCCCCCCACGATCCGAAGGCCTGGGTTACCGGCGCCGTCAGCGCCTACCGGCTGTCGAACTTCGACGAAGCACGGCACATGGCCGAGGCGGCGTCCATCCTGCGGCCGCGCGATGCAGGCCACGCCGCCCGAGCCGCGACCCTGCTGCCGCATATCACCATGTCCGAAGACGAGATGTGGCAGATCCGGGCACGGATCCGCGATCTGTGCACGCGGGAGGGCTTCGCCCCGATCCGGGATCCGATCCAGGAGGTGGGCACGGTCCCTTTCGCGCTCGGCTATCACGGCATCAACGACCGGGATCTGCTCATGGATCTCTGCGCCTTCTACCGGCGCACCTGCCCGATGCTGACGATGACGGCGCCCCATATCGGCCGGCGCCGGCGGCCGGGAAAGCGCCGGGTCGCCTTCGTGTCGGAGTTCTTCCGCGATCACTCGATCTACAACATGACCGAGGGTCATCTGCGGATGATCGACCGGGACGAGATCGACGTGACGGTGGTACAGATCGGGACGCTGCCGCCGCCGATGCATGACAAGATCGCGCGCTTGGTGGACCGAGTCGTCGTCCTCCCATCCGTGCTGGAGACCGTCCGTGCCCGGCTGGCCGAGATGGAACTGGACAGCATCGTCTTCGCCGATATCGGCATGACGGCGATGAGTTACTTCCTGCCCTTCGCCCGGCTGGCTCCTCAGCAGATTGTGCTGCCGGGACATCCGGTGACCACCGGCATCGACACGGTGGACCAGTTCTTCACCTCGGCCTGGATGGAGCCGGACAACTGTCGCGACCACTATTCGGAGACGCCGGTCCTGGTGGACGGTCTGGCCATCGCCTATGCCGAAGAGCGGACCCGGCACACGCCCGTTTCCCGAAGCGAAGTCGGCCTTCCGGAGAGCGGCGCGATCTATCTCTGCGGCCAGACGCCGTTGAAGATGCACCCGGCTTTCGACCGGATGCTGGGGGACATCCTGGAGCAGGATCCGGCCGGCACCCTCGCGCTGTTCGACGCGCCGGGTGTCTACAGCAACATGACCAAGGGGCTACTCGAGAGGCTGGCGCGCGCCAACGCGGACCGGCCGCGGATCATGGATCAGATCCGTCTGCTGCCGCGCCTGCCGCTGGACCGCTATCTCGGGGTGATGCTGCAGGCCGACGTCGTGCTCGATACCCTTCACTTCAACGGCGGCAACACCTCGATGCAGAGTCTGGCGCTCGGCCAGCCGCTGGTGACCTATCCGACAGACATGATGCGGGGGCGCGTGACGCTGTCCCCGCTGATCGCCATGGGGATGCGCTCGGATCTCGAAGCCACCTCCGCAGAGGACTACGTGGCCCGATGCCTGGACATCGCCCGAGACCGGGAGAGGACGGAGGATCTGCGGCGCCAGCTGACCGCCGCGGCGCCGGCGCTGATCGATTCCGACATCGCCCCGCGTGCCCTGTCCCAGCTTATTCTCGACGCCGAGGCCTGA
- a CDS encoding DegT/DnrJ/EryC1/StrS family aminotransferase, translated as MLRFPVARPRLATADAILPYLRQIDENQYYSNFGPLAGTVEARLAERYGIDPACVTTVSNATAGLTAALQAEARARKRNVNDGAAYCLLPAWTFVATLHAVLAAGLEPYLLDVDEDSWSLTPQSVENALARIPGEPVAVVPVSPFGRPYDMAAWDAFSRRTGLAVVIDAAAAFDKGEVGASPAVFSLHATKVLAAGEGGFAVSTDVDLVNEIRKCINFGFFGDRVAQSRAINGKMSEYHAAVTLAALDAWPQARRIFDDIAKAYRDGFAADNRIRLLPGAGDDYASSTIMIAREDPLPPGFDEALAERGVGTRRWWGGGIAKQVAYRRFSSDLLPVTDWLAERCIGLPCYPGLERDEILEIAGIVRDTLAGR; from the coding sequence ATGTTGCGTTTTCCCGTCGCGCGTCCCCGACTTGCAACCGCCGATGCGATCCTGCCCTATCTGCGGCAGATCGACGAGAACCAGTACTATTCGAATTTCGGTCCCCTCGCCGGCACGGTCGAAGCCAGGCTCGCCGAAAGGTACGGCATCGACCCGGCTTGCGTGACGACGGTCTCGAACGCAACCGCCGGACTCACTGCGGCCCTGCAGGCCGAGGCGCGGGCACGCAAGCGCAACGTGAACGACGGAGCCGCCTATTGCCTGCTGCCGGCCTGGACGTTCGTCGCGACGCTGCATGCCGTGCTGGCCGCGGGGCTGGAGCCCTATCTGCTGGATGTCGACGAGGACTCCTGGTCGCTGACGCCGCAATCGGTCGAAAATGCCCTGGCGCGTATCCCGGGGGAGCCGGTCGCCGTGGTGCCGGTCTCCCCGTTCGGCCGGCCTTACGACATGGCGGCTTGGGACGCCTTCTCCCGCCGCACCGGGCTTGCGGTCGTGATCGACGCCGCCGCCGCATTCGACAAGGGGGAGGTTGGCGCCAGCCCGGCCGTGTTCAGCCTGCACGCGACCAAGGTGCTGGCGGCGGGCGAGGGCGGCTTCGCGGTGTCCACCGACGTTGACCTCGTCAACGAAATCCGAAAATGCATCAATTTCGGGTTCTTCGGAGATCGGGTGGCGCAGAGCCGCGCGATCAACGGCAAGATGAGCGAGTACCACGCCGCCGTGACCCTGGCCGCCCTTGACGCCTGGCCGCAGGCCCGGCGGATCTTCGACGACATCGCCAAGGCCTATCGCGACGGCTTCGCCGCCGATAACCGGATCCGCCTGCTACCCGGCGCGGGTGACGACTATGCATCCTCCACCATCATGATCGCCCGCGAGGATCCCCTGCCGCCCGGTTTTGACGAGGCGCTCGCCGAGCGCGGCGTCGGTACCCGGCGCTGGTGGGGCGGGGGGATCGCCAAGCAGGTCGCCTATCGCCGGTTCAGTTCGGATCTCCTGCCGGTCACCGACTGGCTGGCGGAGCGCTGCATCGGCTTGCCCTGCTATCCGGGGCTGGAGCGCGACGAGATCCTCGAGATCGCCGGCATCGTCCGCGACACCCTGGCGGGCCGCTGA
- a CDS encoding DNA-3-methyladenine glycosylase I has product MTASFDDLYARAAARKGGDAALEALLGTPKSAAELAAIPDERWLSDMTRRIFQSGFNWKVIDAKWDGFEAAFWGFDVGRCALMSDEDLDALVSDTRIVRNGAKIRSVRENAAFLQDLAAEYGSAAKCFAEWPAEDYAGLLEMLKKRGSRLGGRVGAIAMRFMGRDGYVLSEDVVTALIREGVVDKEPTSRRDVAAVQAAFNAWAAQSGRPLSHISRVLAFGVDA; this is encoded by the coding sequence ATGACCGCATCCTTCGACGACCTCTACGCCCGTGCCGCCGCCCGCAAGGGCGGCGACGCGGCGCTCGAGGCGCTGCTGGGGACGCCGAAGAGCGCGGCCGAGCTGGCGGCCATCCCGGACGAACGGTGGCTCTCCGACATGACCCGGCGGATCTTCCAGTCCGGGTTCAACTGGAAGGTCATCGACGCCAAGTGGGACGGCTTTGAGGCTGCCTTCTGGGGCTTCGACGTGGGCCGCTGCGCTTTGATGAGCGACGAGGATTTGGACGCCCTGGTGTCCGACACAAGGATCGTGCGCAACGGCGCGAAGATCCGCTCGGTCCGCGAGAACGCCGCCTTCCTGCAGGATCTGGCCGCCGAATACGGATCGGCCGCGAAGTGCTTCGCCGAGTGGCCTGCCGAGGATTATGCCGGGCTGCTGGAGATGCTGAAGAAGCGCGGGTCGCGCCTCGGCGGCCGGGTCGGGGCGATCGCCATGCGGTTCATGGGCCGCGACGGCTACGTCTTGTCGGAAGACGTGGTGACGGCATTGATCCGCGAGGGCGTGGTCGACAAGGAGCCGACCTCGCGCAGGGACGTGGCCGCGGTGCAGGCGGCGTTCAACGCCTGGGCCGCGCAATCGGGCCGCCCGCTGTCCCATATCAGCCGGGTTCTGGCCTTCGGGGTCGACGCGTAG